Within the Paenibacillus pabuli genome, the region ACATATTTCAATCCGCTGAGATTGTGCTGGAGACAGGCAAATGGGTACGTTACAGCAAGGAGGACATGGAATTTGCGTATCGCCCTTCTGTGCTGCATGAACAGAGAGGCATTGTGCCAGAAGCTGCATATGCAATTCGGCATAACGTGCGCAAATTCGTTTCGGAAGTGATGAGGCTTGCAAAAATCGCGGACGTTTTGCCCAGCCACTGCAGATGCGTGCGCAGGCAGCGTATTCCGGAATCCGCCCAGAGACCGCGCGGCCCAGCTGTTTCAAGCAGCAGAGCCTGAAGGGAACACGGGAGGCTACAGGTACCCACCTTGCATGCCGATTTGATTGTCATTGCCAGCCTAGCTACAGCAGAGGACGTTATCACCCTTATGCAGCAAATTCGGAGCACTATATCATCTCAAAAACGGTATAACCTGGTACCGGAAGTCTTCCCAGTGGGTGAGCGGTAAACCCCGGAGGTGATACATTGGACAAATTGGTGATTGAAGGCGGGAAACCCCTCTCAGGATCCATACGCATCCATGGAGCAAAAAATGCCGCTTTACCAATCATGGCTGCAAGTTTGTTGGCAGACGGAGAAGTCACGCTGCACAACGTCCCACACTTGCTGGACATCGAAGTAATGCTGTATATCCTGGAACGGCTTGGATGCACGTGTCGGCATGAACAGGGAACAGTGACGATTGATACATCGTCTATCCGGTCATATGATGTGCCTGAGGATCTTATGAAACAGATGCGTTCTTCCATTTTTTTGATGGGGCCATTGCTGGCTAAGTTTGGGCAAGTATCCGTATACCAGCCAGGTGGTTGTGCCATCGGAGAACGTAAGATTGATCTTCACCTCCGGGGCCTGGAAGCGCTCGGAGCATCAATTGAAGAGCTTGATCAACAGATCGTGTGCCGTGGGCCTAAGCTGGTGGGTACGGATATTCATCTGGATTTTCCAAGTGTGGGTGCCACGGAGAATATCATGATGGCAGCCGTTACGGCTGAGGGTACAACAACGATATTCAATGCAGCGAGAGAACCTGAAATTCAGGATTTGCAGCATTTTCTCAATGCGATGGGTGCAAGTATAATTGGAGCCGGAACCGATACAATTACGATTAACGGTGTAGAGAAACTGCAGCCGTGTTCCTATGAAATCATCCCTGATCGGATCGTGGCCGGAACCGTAATGATTGCAGCCGCTGCGACAAGAGGCAATGTTACCCTGACACACTGTAACCCGGCACATCTTACTTCCCTTATACATGTGTTGAAGCGCACTGGTGTTCAAATCACGGTCTGCAATGATATAATGACGGTGAGCTGTATGAGCCGTCCCAAATCCGTGGACCGCATTGTAACATCGCCGTACCCTTCGTTTCCGACTGACCTGCAGTCTCAAATTATGGTCTTGCTCAGTCTGGCTGATGGGTTCAGTGTGATGAAGGAGACGGTATTCGAGGGACGCTTCAAGCACGTGGATGAACTTAACGTCATGGGTGCAGATATTTCGGTCGATCTGAATGCAGCCTTTATCCGAGGAGTTCCCCGTTTGTACGGAGCTACAGTTGAAGCAACCGACCTGCGTGCAGGTGCAGCTCTGGTTATTGCTGGCCTTGCTGCCCAGGGTAAAACGGTTGTCGAGCAAGTGCATCATATTGACAGAGGGTACGACCGCATCGAGAAGTTGTTCCAGAGCCTTGGAGCTTCGGTTGAGCGACAGTCCCCCGTTTCGAAACAGCTGGATTTTGCCAATTAACGTCCTTTGAGTCCCCTTCTTTGTAAGTGGTGTGGGAGGGGACCGAAGGCTTTGTGGAGCGCGACCTATGCCTAAAAGTCAAATTCCGGTTCTGAAGAAGAATCGGCCCAAAAGAAACACAAGTCGTAAAATTGTTCTTATTCTGTTACTTCTTTTTATTGTATTGCTTGCCGTGCTGTTCTTCCGCTCTTCCATGAGCCGGATTTCGAGCATAGAGATTACGGGTAATGTATACACGACAACATCCGAACTGCTGGAGAAAAGTGGCTTGAAGGAAGGCGATCAGTTTTTTGGGACAAGCTCGGCTGAGGTCATTGAGCGTTTGAAGACGTTCAAAGCGGTAGCAAATGTGACAGTGGATAAACAATTTCCTGGCATCGTTCATATTAAGGTTCAGGAGTATCCGACTGTTGCTTACGAACTTGGTTCGGATGGCACACTCCAGGCAATCCTGGCCAGCGGGACAAGCTTGAACGTTCCGGCCAATATCGGAATTGCTGTGGAGAAGCCCATTTTGACACAGTGGAAAGCAGATGATCCGCTCAAAGAACAATTGAGTGAGACGCTTGCCAAGATTCCAAATGAATTGACGACGGATATATCGGAGATTATTCCTAACCCTACGCCTTCATTCCCGGATCAGATCCGATTGTATACCAAATCACAGTTTGAAGTGATTACCACGATCTCCAAGCTGCCGGATAAGGTAGAGTATTTGAACCAGGTTATTGAGACGGAGCGGCCAGGGAAAATCACGATGCTGGAGGCAGACACATATGTGCCTTTTATCGCAGATGACCCTGAAGATGGTGAAGAACCAGGTGGAACCTCCTAATCTTCTTGCTAATCAGGTATGGCAGTTAATCAAAAGTCCAAGCAGGGTCGGGGTTTGACCCTGTTTCATCTGTGAAAGTTGTTCTTTCTGAGACGGAGAAAAAATGATACACTTGAACTTATGGCACATAAGTTGCCTCCTTCTTTTTTCTTCAAGGTTTTATGTCTCGCAACCAGATCTTGGCACCCAAAAAAATTGTAGAAAAAAGAGGGAAAGCCTAACGTGTGTTGAATATGTTTTAAGAGTGTTTAAACCCGAACGTATTTTACTATTTGGAGTCAGGAGGTGCCACAGACTTGAGCAACAATGACATCATTGTTAGTTTGGACATCGGTACATCCAAAATTCGCGCTATTATTGGGGAAATTAATAATGGAACCTTTAATATTATTGGAGTTGGATCTGCCGACTCGGAGGGAATTCGCAAAGGTGTAATCGTAGATATCGATCAGACGGTGCAGTCAATCCGCAATGCAGTGGATCATGCAGAACGTATGGTAGGTATTCAAATATCCGAAGTATATGTTGGAATCTCAGGAAATCATATCGGACTGATGAGCAGTCACGGCGTCGTGGCAGTGTCTAACGAGGATCGTGAAATCGGAGAAGAAGACATGGAACGGGTGTTGAAAGCAGCCGAGGTGATTGCGGTTCCGCCGGAACGGGAAATTATTGATGTTGTCGCCAAGCAGTACGTTGTAGACGGCTTGGAGGGCATACAGGACCCCCGTGGTATGATTGGAGTTAGACTGGAAGTTGAGGCAACAATCATAACGGGTGCAAAAACCGCGATACATAATCTTTTGCGCTGCGTGGAGAAAGCGGGTCTGAAGGTAAGCGATCTGGTGCTCATGTCACTTGGAGCAGGTCAGCTTGCTTTATCTAAGGACGAAAAAACGATGGGATCTGTTCTCGTTGATATTGGAGCAGGTGCAACTACCATCGCTGTCTTTGAAGAAGACAGTCTTGTTGCAACGTCAACCCTGCCGATCGGTGGAGAGTTTGTCACCAACGATATTGC harbors:
- the murA gene encoding UDP-N-acetylglucosamine 1-carboxyvinyltransferase — encoded protein: MDKLVIEGGKPLSGSIRIHGAKNAALPIMAASLLADGEVTLHNVPHLLDIEVMLYILERLGCTCRHEQGTVTIDTSSIRSYDVPEDLMKQMRSSIFLMGPLLAKFGQVSVYQPGGCAIGERKIDLHLRGLEALGASIEELDQQIVCRGPKLVGTDIHLDFPSVGATENIMMAAVTAEGTTTIFNAAREPEIQDLQHFLNAMGASIIGAGTDTITINGVEKLQPCSYEIIPDRIVAGTVMIAAAATRGNVTLTHCNPAHLTSLIHVLKRTGVQITVCNDIMTVSCMSRPKSVDRIVTSPYPSFPTDLQSQIMVLLSLADGFSVMKETVFEGRFKHVDELNVMGADISVDLNAAFIRGVPRLYGATVEATDLRAGAALVIAGLAAQGKTVVEQVHHIDRGYDRIEKLFQSLGASVERQSPVSKQLDFAN
- a CDS encoding cell division protein FtsQ/DivIB, which gives rise to MPKSQIPVLKKNRPKRNTSRKIVLILLLLFIVLLAVLFFRSSMSRISSIEITGNVYTTTSELLEKSGLKEGDQFFGTSSAEVIERLKTFKAVANVTVDKQFPGIVHIKVQEYPTVAYELGSDGTLQAILASGTSLNVPANIGIAVEKPILTQWKADDPLKEQLSETLAKIPNELTTDISEIIPNPTPSFPDQIRLYTKSQFEVITTISKLPDKVEYLNQVIETERPGKITMLEADTYVPFIADDPEDGEEPGGTS
- the ftsA gene encoding cell division protein FtsA, encoding MSNNDIIVSLDIGTSKIRAIIGEINNGTFNIIGVGSADSEGIRKGVIVDIDQTVQSIRNAVDHAERMVGIQISEVYVGISGNHIGLMSSHGVVAVSNEDREIGEEDMERVLKAAEVIAVPPEREIIDVVAKQYVVDGLEGIQDPRGMIGVRLEVEATIITGAKTAIHNLLRCVEKAGLKVSDLVLMSLGAGQLALSKDEKTMGSVLVDIGAGATTIAVFEEDSLVATSTLPIGGEFVTNDIAYGLRTLTDQAEKVKLKYGCAWLDDAAADVMFKVTRIGSNVDKEFSQEDLAAIIEPRVQEIFQMISQEVKRLGYTELPGGYILTGGTVSMPGVLQVAQHELAASVRIAVPDYIGVRDPGYTSGVGILHSVIRSLRIRPSVSSGGGSNNNNNNKKPTNRVKPSASPESEQKPGLFERLKNMFSEFI